One segment of Mus caroli chromosome 6, CAROLI_EIJ_v1.1, whole genome shotgun sequence DNA contains the following:
- the LOC115031327 gene encoding probable ubiquitin carboxyl-terminal hydrolase MINDY-4 isoform X2, translating into MDSLYVEEVAASLIREFLSRKAKEKPLRTNLELITRYFLDNVGNTDNSESQEAPIPAIPVPKKNNKLPLRHSETTLVNIYDLSDEDTGRRTSWSEAGKARHDSLDGDILGNFISSKKPSHKSKAAHVDLGDSLPLVPAWEKVDQLHSSEPGIDVKKTMERTRPKSGLIVRGMMAGPVASSPQDSFRKRSLRRSSALSRKLQTPEESQQQSEPFVHTPACLGPQEVPDSSSDSVSRSPLGQLNELSIEKPNATSSSQGLSQRDRPRLRSISEDSPLGYSHTEGNSRMAQDRLERAFKRQGVQPPSLR; encoded by the exons GCAAAAGAAAAGCCTCTAAGAACAAACCTGGAGCTCATTACCAGATACTTTCTGGATAATGTTGGAAATACAGATAACAGTGAAAGTCAAGAAGCCCCAATCCCTGCAATCCCTGttccaaagaaaaacaacaagttGCCTTTGAGACACTCAGAGACCACACTGGTGAATATATACGACCTTTCAGATGAAGATACGGGAAGACGGACATCATGGTCAGAAGCAGGCAAAGCCAG GCATGACAGTCTGGATGGGGACATACTTGGTAATTTCATATCATCCAAAAAACCCTCACACAAAAGTAAGGCTGCACACGTGGACCTGGGTGACAGCCTCCCGTTGGTTCCTGCGTGGGAGAAGGTGGACCAGCTTCACTCCTCAGAGCCCGGTATAGATGTGAAGAAGACCATGGAGAGGACCAGGCCTAAGTCTGGCCTGATTGTCCGAGGCATGATGGCTGGGCCTGTCGCCAGCTCCCCTCAG GACTCTTTCCGCAAACGCTCTCTGAGAAGGTCCTCAGCTTTGAGCAGGAAGCTCCAAACCCCAGAGGAGAGCCAGCAGCAGTCTGAGCCTTTTGTCCACACCCCAGCCTGTCTGGGTCCACAGGAGGTCCCCGATTCCAGCAGTGACTCCGTCTCCAGAAGCCCTCTGGGACAGCTGAATGAACTGTCTATAGAGAAGCCAAATGCCACTTCTAGCAGCCAAGGGCTGTCCCAGAGGGACAGACCCAGGCTAAGAAGTATTTCAGAGGACAGCCCACTGGGGTACAGCCACACGGAGGGGAATTCCAGGATGGCCCAGGACCGGCTGGAAAGAGCGTTCAAGCGTCAGGGCGTCCAGCCCCCATCTCTCAGGTGA